The following coding sequences are from one Streptomyces sp. NBC_01294 window:
- a CDS encoding CBS domain-containing protein, with amino-acid sequence MTTAREIMHEGASCVREEETLMDAARRMSELGVGALPICGPDDRLHGIITDRDIVIKCLAKGKDPHHMTAGMLAEGKPFTVAADADSGQVLQIMQEHRVRRLPVIEDHRLVGMISEADLARHLSEDQVGHFVEAVCAVP; translated from the coding sequence GTGACGACCGCGCGAGAGATCATGCACGAGGGCGCGTCCTGCGTCCGCGAGGAGGAGACGCTCATGGACGCGGCACGCCGCATGAGCGAACTGGGAGTGGGAGCACTCCCGATCTGTGGGCCGGATGACCGGCTGCACGGCATCATCACCGACCGTGACATCGTGATCAAGTGCCTGGCCAAGGGCAAGGACCCGCACCACATGACGGCGGGCATGCTGGCTGAGGGCAAGCCGTTCACGGTGGCCGCGGACGCGGACAGCGGACAGGTCCTGCAGATCATGCAAGAGCACCGTGTCCGACGACTGCCCGTCATCGAAGACCACCGGCTCGTCGGCATGATCAGCGAAGCCGACCTGGCACGCCATCTGTCAGAAGACCAGGTTGGGCACTTCGTCGAAGCCGTCTGCGCCGTCCCTTGA
- a CDS encoding CBS domain-containing protein — MNVSDRMSAPAVTIPPRTPVGEVARQMGEYGIGSVVVTEGGALRGIVTDRDLALRALAEGLDMGEPVDAVMTSPVVTVNATDDIHEAYRTFRRTGVRRLPVLDGSQVVGMLTVDDLLMDVFQRVADLLGPVAWSVLEEPPGPPS, encoded by the coding sequence ATGAACGTATCCGATCGAATGAGCGCACCAGCAGTGACGATTCCTCCGCGGACACCGGTCGGTGAGGTGGCCCGGCAGATGGGCGAGTACGGGATCGGTTCCGTGGTGGTCACGGAAGGTGGGGCGCTTCGGGGTATCGTCACCGACCGTGACCTGGCCTTGCGCGCGCTGGCCGAGGGCCTGGATATGGGCGAGCCGGTGGATGCGGTGATGACATCCCCAGTCGTCACCGTGAATGCGACCGACGACATCCACGAGGCGTACCGGACCTTCCGGAGAACTGGGGTCCGCCGCCTGCCCGTGCTGGACGGAAGCCAGGTGGTGGGCATGCTGACCGTGGATGACCTGCTGATGGACGTCTTCCAGCGGGTGGCGGACCTACTCGGTCCCGTCGCGTGGAGCGTCCTCGAGGAACCACCCGGGCCGCCCTCCTGA
- a CDS encoding universal stress protein, which translates to MKHHVTVGVDGSRESRAAALWGAREAALRDVPLRLVHAVDWLISPAVPGLGSEAADRWADEALTEALEDVRRRHPGLEVSTRCLSGRPAAALAAEAVDAGLLVLGSRGVGGLVGFLIGSVSLSTLAATETPVALVRVSDAPEEAQPVRYGEIVLGIDIHEAADKVLAFAFEEADRRGCALRAVHGWKLPSMYQYAPFFDPENEREVGRSVTVMLDDMLMPWRHKFPSVCVTHEAFMGPAGDQLVQAAANADLVVVGRHLRRSPLGAHLGSVAHAVLHHAAAPVAVIAHD; encoded by the coding sequence ATGAAGCACCATGTGACCGTCGGCGTGGACGGCTCTCGCGAGAGCCGGGCTGCGGCTCTGTGGGGCGCCCGGGAGGCGGCCTTGCGGGACGTGCCGCTGAGGCTCGTCCACGCTGTCGACTGGCTGATCAGTCCCGCGGTACCAGGGCTGGGCAGCGAAGCGGCCGACCGTTGGGCCGACGAGGCGCTCACCGAGGCATTGGAGGACGTGCGACGCCGGCATCCCGGGCTGGAGGTCTCGACGAGATGCCTCTCAGGCAGGCCTGCGGCAGCCCTGGCCGCGGAGGCGGTGGACGCCGGGCTGCTCGTACTCGGCTCCCGCGGGGTGGGAGGTCTCGTCGGATTCCTCATCGGCTCGGTGAGCTTGTCGACTCTGGCGGCCACCGAGACGCCGGTGGCACTCGTACGCGTGTCGGACGCGCCCGAGGAGGCCCAGCCCGTCCGGTACGGGGAGATCGTCCTGGGGATCGACATCCACGAGGCAGCGGACAAGGTTTTGGCCTTCGCCTTCGAGGAAGCCGACCGTCGCGGCTGCGCCCTGCGTGCGGTCCACGGTTGGAAGCTGCCCTCCATGTACCAGTACGCGCCCTTCTTCGACCCGGAGAACGAGCGGGAGGTCGGCCGGAGTGTCACCGTGATGCTCGACGACATGCTGATGCCGTGGCGGCACAAGTTCCCGTCCGTTTGCGTCACCCACGAGGCGTTCATGGGGCCCGCCGGCGACCAGCTCGTCCAAGCCGCAGCGAACGCGGACCTCGTCGTGGTGGGCCGCCATCTGCGCCGCTCGCCTCTGGGGGCGCATCTGGGGTCCGTGGCCCACGCGGTCCTGCACCACGCCGCCGCCCCCGTCGCGGTCATCGCTCACGACTGA
- a CDS encoding CBS domain-containing protein: protein MTRNVATAAPEASLKTVARSLDDNGVSALPVVDTRHHPIGIVSEADLLRRQAGLPDTEGRDPMRAAAPMDRASMGARTAGDLMSTPVLTARPEWGIVETARFLHERGVKRLPVVDETGTLVGIVSRTDLLRPMLRRDDAIRDEIVDDVLGRTLRMTPGGVAVTVNEGVVSLSGQVQERSTIPIVERLCQSVDGVVSVDQALGYAIDDLSPVADPRHATH, encoded by the coding sequence ATGACCAGGAACGTGGCCACGGCCGCCCCTGAAGCGTCACTCAAAACGGTCGCCCGGAGCCTCGATGACAACGGGGTCTCGGCCCTGCCCGTCGTGGACACCCGTCACCATCCGATCGGCATCGTCTCCGAAGCCGACCTGCTTCGCAGGCAGGCCGGGCTGCCCGATACCGAAGGGCGCGACCCCATGCGCGCCGCGGCGCCCATGGACCGTGCCTCCATGGGCGCCCGGACCGCCGGCGATCTGATGTCCACCCCGGTCCTGACCGCCCGTCCGGAGTGGGGCATCGTCGAGACGGCCCGCTTCCTGCACGAGCGAGGTGTCAAGCGTCTGCCGGTGGTCGACGAGACCGGAACCCTGGTGGGCATCGTCAGCCGCACCGACCTGTTGCGGCCCATGCTCCGTCGCGACGACGCCATCCGCGATGAAATCGTCGACGACGTACTGGGCCGGACGCTCAGGATGACCCCGGGAGGCGTTGCCGTGACCGTAAACGAAGGGGTCGTCTCCCTGAGCGGCCAGGTCCAGGAGCGGTCAACCATTCCGATTGTCGAACGACTGTGCCAGTCGGTCGACGGGGTCGTCAGCGTGGACCAAGCCCTCGGCTACGCGATCGACGACCTGTCTCCAGTTGCCGACCCTCGCCATGCCACGCATTGA
- a CDS encoding CBS domain-containing protein: MMKQLRTVEDVMTHAVISVDRRAPFKDVVEAMRQWRISALPVLSEEGRVAGVVSEADLLLKAQGTDESRAVTAGQLMTVPAVTVTKDATIPGAARLMARGHLKRLPVVDGDGRLVGVVSRSDLLKIYLRPDADIAEELRELIMAELIPAGSAMVQVHVADGIVHLDGSIPDPALKDVLVRVARTVPGVVDVTAVRLDAEVRT, from the coding sequence ATCATGAAGCAGCTTCGCACCGTCGAGGACGTGATGACTCATGCCGTCATCTCCGTCGACCGCAGAGCACCGTTCAAGGACGTCGTGGAGGCCATGCGGCAGTGGCGGATCAGCGCCCTGCCCGTCCTGTCGGAGGAAGGACGGGTCGCCGGCGTGGTATCCGAAGCGGATCTGCTGCTCAAGGCCCAGGGCACGGACGAGTCCCGGGCAGTCACCGCCGGGCAGCTGATGACCGTACCGGCGGTCACGGTGACCAAGGACGCCACCATCCCCGGCGCCGCCCGTCTGATGGCCCGCGGCCACCTCAAGCGGCTCCCCGTCGTCGACGGCGACGGCCGCCTCGTCGGCGTGGTCAGCCGGAGCGACCTCCTCAAGATCTACCTCCGCCCCGACGCCGACATCGCCGAGGAGCTCCGCGAACTGATCATGGCAGAGCTCATCCCCGCCGGATCGGCCATGGTCCAGGTGCATGTGGCCGACGGCATCGTGCATCTGGACGGCTCCATCCCCGACCCGGCCCTGAAGGACGTGCTGGTCCGAGTCGCACGCACCGTACCGGGGGTAGTGGACGTCACGGCCGTGCGCCTCGACGCCGAAGTCCGCACGTGA
- a CDS encoding CBS domain-containing protein: MRHRSVADLMTPTAVSVQRGTPFKEIARLLKEFDISAVPVVDEAERPVGVVSEADLLRKRSSGSGTNTAADLMTSPAITAQTEWSVVRAARVMRGRQVKRLPVVDAAGRLIGILSRSDLLQLFLRRDHAIQEEILEDVVTHTLGLSPSSLTVEVTDGLVTLSGTVSRRSLVPIVLRLCQSVDGVVDVVNRLDYAQDDVSVGARTPTER; this comes from the coding sequence ATGAGGCACCGCAGCGTCGCCGACCTGATGACCCCGACAGCCGTCAGCGTCCAGCGGGGCACCCCGTTCAAGGAAATCGCCAGGCTCCTCAAGGAGTTCGACATTTCCGCCGTGCCCGTGGTGGACGAGGCCGAACGTCCCGTGGGCGTCGTCTCCGAGGCCGACCTGCTGCGCAAGCGCAGCTCCGGCAGCGGCACGAACACGGCCGCCGATCTCATGACCAGCCCCGCCATCACCGCACAGACCGAATGGAGCGTCGTCCGCGCAGCGCGGGTCATGCGGGGGCGGCAGGTCAAGAGGCTGCCCGTGGTGGACGCCGCCGGCCGACTGATCGGCATCCTGAGCCGCAGCGACCTGCTCCAGCTCTTCCTGCGCAGGGACCACGCGATCCAGGAGGAAATCCTCGAAGACGTGGTGACCCACACCCTCGGGCTCAGCCCGTCGTCGTTGACCGTCGAGGTCACCGACGGGCTGGTGACCCTCAGCGGCACCGTAAGCCGGCGCAGCCTGGTCCCCATCGTGCTGCGCCTGTGCCAGAGCGTCGACGGCGTCGTCGACGTGGTCAACCGGCTCGACTACGCACAGGACGACGTGTCGGTCGGCGCTCGAACGCCCACCGAGCGGTAG
- a CDS encoding CBS domain-containing protein translates to MKHREVRELMTREVVTVPNNAPFKEIARTLTEHKVSAVPVVDHSGHPLGVISERDLLPKSAGQSDYFRSLPEREAWQEDKAAGTRAEELMSSPPVCARPDWTVAEAARLMEAQGVKRLLVVDDADVLIGIVSRRDLLRIFLRDDEDIRHEIMGDVLELSLRQSPSAITVGVTDGRVELQGTVDYKSLIPLIERLCRTVDGVVSVTSRLGYAIDDTPSA, encoded by the coding sequence ATGAAGCATCGGGAAGTCCGCGAGCTGATGACCCGCGAGGTCGTCACCGTCCCCAACAACGCCCCCTTCAAGGAGATCGCCCGCACCCTGACGGAACACAAAGTGTCGGCCGTCCCAGTCGTCGACCATTCCGGCCACCCGCTCGGCGTGATCTCGGAACGGGACCTGCTGCCGAAATCCGCAGGCCAAAGCGACTACTTCAGGTCACTTCCCGAACGGGAGGCCTGGCAGGAGGACAAGGCCGCAGGTACGCGCGCCGAGGAGCTGATGTCCTCGCCCCCCGTGTGCGCCAGACCCGACTGGACCGTCGCCGAAGCCGCCCGGTTGATGGAAGCACAAGGAGTCAAGCGGCTCCTGGTCGTGGACGACGCGGACGTACTGATCGGAATCGTCAGCCGACGGGACCTGCTACGGATCTTCCTCCGGGACGACGAGGACATCCGTCACGAAATCATGGGTGACGTGCTCGAACTCAGCCTGCGCCAGAGCCCCTCGGCCATCACCGTGGGCGTCACCGACGGCCGGGTCGAGCTGCAAGGAACGGTCGACTACAAAAGCCTCATCCCACTCATCGAACGCCTCTGCCGGACCGTGGACGGCGTGGTCTCCGTCACCTCACGTCTCGGATACGCCATCGACGACACGCCCTCAGCCTGA
- a CDS encoding bifunctional aminoglycoside phosphotransferase/ATP-binding protein, with translation MCETHTAVLFFVGDRAYKLKKPVDLGFLDYTTTAARRAVCEREVALNRRFAPDVYLGLGEFRGPDADTPEPLVVMRRMPAERRLSLLVSQGADVDEALRSVARLLASRHADAPRGPDIDEQGRRDALSARWEASFTQVRGLTEDGQLLDGVEETERLVRRYLAGREKLFDARIGQGRVVDGHGDLLAQDIFCLDDGPRVLDCLEFDDRLRSVDGLDDAAFLAMDLEQTGAPEAAAFFLAQYSEYSGDPAPPSLWHHYVAYRAFVRAKVSLIQAAQGARGAHAAARRLVTTTLRHLRTSAVGLTLVGGLPGSGKSTLSGALADRLGVTLLSSDRLRKELAGMPAEESAASDYGEGLYTPEWTARTYAALLDRASALLSRGESVVLDATWSDAGQREAALRMAERASADLVALHCQAPGEVSAARLSTRAPGASDATPDVARAMAATEPPWDEAVPIDTGGPLEAAVIQAMAAVRPYGAGQAPVFRRPYMEPD, from the coding sequence GTGTGCGAGACGCACACCGCGGTCCTGTTCTTCGTCGGTGACCGCGCCTACAAGCTGAAGAAGCCGGTCGACCTGGGGTTCCTCGACTACACGACCACGGCGGCCCGGCGGGCCGTGTGCGAACGAGAAGTCGCCCTCAACCGTCGCTTCGCCCCTGATGTCTACCTGGGCCTGGGTGAATTTCGCGGACCGGACGCGGACACGCCCGAACCTCTCGTGGTGATGCGCCGCATGCCGGCGGAACGCCGCCTGTCCCTGCTCGTGAGTCAAGGCGCCGACGTCGACGAAGCCCTGCGGTCTGTCGCACGCCTCCTTGCCTCCCGTCACGCGGACGCGCCCCGCGGCCCGGACATCGACGAGCAGGGCAGGCGGGACGCGCTGTCCGCGCGCTGGGAAGCAAGCTTCACGCAGGTCAGGGGACTGACCGAGGACGGCCAGCTGCTCGACGGGGTGGAGGAGACCGAGCGCTTGGTGCGTCGCTATCTCGCCGGCCGCGAGAAACTGTTCGACGCGCGTATTGGGCAGGGGCGGGTGGTCGACGGCCATGGCGACCTGCTCGCCCAGGACATCTTCTGTCTCGACGACGGCCCCCGCGTCCTGGACTGTCTGGAATTCGACGACCGCCTTCGCTCCGTCGACGGTCTCGACGACGCGGCCTTCCTCGCCATGGACCTGGAGCAGACGGGTGCCCCGGAGGCCGCGGCGTTCTTCCTCGCCCAGTACAGCGAGTACTCCGGCGACCCCGCACCGCCGTCCCTATGGCACCACTACGTCGCTTACCGCGCGTTCGTCCGTGCCAAGGTCTCCCTGATCCAGGCAGCTCAAGGCGCCCGCGGCGCGCATGCGGCAGCGCGGCGACTGGTCACCACGACGCTGCGCCACCTGCGTACCTCCGCTGTCGGCCTGACCCTCGTCGGCGGCCTCCCGGGCAGCGGAAAGTCCACGCTCTCCGGCGCACTGGCCGATCGCCTGGGCGTCACGCTGCTCAGCAGCGACCGCCTCCGCAAGGAGCTGGCAGGCATGCCGGCGGAGGAATCCGCGGCCTCCGACTACGGCGAAGGGCTGTACACGCCCGAATGGACCGCGAGGACGTACGCGGCCCTGCTCGACCGGGCGTCCGCCCTCCTGTCCCGCGGCGAGTCCGTCGTCCTCGACGCCACCTGGTCCGATGCGGGACAGCGCGAAGCCGCCCTGCGCATGGCCGAACGCGCCAGCGCCGACCTGGTGGCCCTGCACTGCCAGGCTCCGGGCGAGGTGTCGGCCGCACGCCTGAGCACCCGCGCCCCCGGGGCGTCCGACGCCACCCCCGATGTGGCCAGGGCCATGGCAGCCACGGAGCCGCCGTGGGACGAGGCCGTCCCCATCGACACCGGCGGCCCTTTGGAGGCCGCGGTCATCCAGGCGATGGCGGCCGTACGCCCGTACGGCGCCGGCCAGGCCCCGGTCTTCCGCCGCCCCTACATGGAACCGGACTGA
- a CDS encoding universal stress protein — protein MEPVVTVGLDGSPESLAAARWAADEADRRKLTLRLLHAWPLLAPEPTHVPSEMDQNYWAKRIVHNAKAELQARHPGLTIVGNLVAEDAQEALLKASAESEMTVLGSRGLEPVESYFLGDISMPVVARAERPVVLVRAGTREEGPPSAPGASGGVVVALKLHGPCDDLLAFSFAAAAARGVPLQAVHGRSVPLHAHAPWGTDHDVTEKITQDAQKLLSDALRPWREKFPSVEVTPGIGLESPTKAVVRAAEGAGLLVVGRRRHRPALAPPLGSVATAAIHHARCPVAVIPHD, from the coding sequence ATGGAGCCAGTCGTCACTGTGGGCCTCGACGGCTCACCCGAGAGCCTCGCCGCTGCCCGTTGGGCCGCTGACGAAGCCGACCGCCGCAAACTCACGCTGCGCCTGTTGCACGCGTGGCCCCTGCTGGCTCCGGAACCGACCCACGTCCCCTCCGAGATGGATCAGAACTACTGGGCGAAGCGGATCGTGCACAACGCGAAGGCGGAGCTCCAAGCGCGCCACCCGGGCCTGACCATCGTCGGCAACCTGGTCGCCGAGGATGCTCAGGAGGCGCTGCTGAAAGCGTCAGCGGAGTCCGAGATGACCGTGCTCGGTTCGCGAGGACTGGAGCCCGTCGAGAGCTATTTCCTGGGCGACATCAGCATGCCCGTCGTCGCACGGGCCGAGCGGCCGGTGGTCCTGGTGCGCGCCGGGACGCGCGAAGAGGGTCCGCCGTCCGCTCCAGGTGCCTCAGGCGGCGTTGTGGTGGCATTGAAACTGCACGGTCCGTGCGACGACCTGCTCGCGTTCTCCTTCGCCGCCGCCGCGGCCCGGGGCGTGCCCCTGCAAGCCGTCCACGGCCGGAGCGTTCCCCTCCACGCGCACGCTCCCTGGGGCACGGACCACGACGTGACCGAGAAGATCACGCAGGACGCGCAGAAGCTCCTGAGCGACGCCCTTCGCCCCTGGCGCGAGAAGTTTCCGAGCGTGGAGGTAACTCCCGGTATCGGTCTTGAAAGCCCTACCAAGGCCGTGGTGCGGGCCGCAGAGGGCGCAGGACTACTGGTCGTCGGCCGACGCAGGCACCGCCCTGCCCTGGCACCCCCATTGGGTTCCGTGGCCACCGCCGCGATCCATCACGCGCGCTGCCCCGTCGCCGTCATTCCCCATGACTGA
- a CDS encoding Ni/Fe hydrogenase subunit alpha has translation MSDPAPRYQELRIPSLARVEGETALHLRIHDGTVTEARLKIYEPPRFFEAFLRGRAHTEPPDLTSRICGICPVAYQMSACRAIEDACGVVVDGQLAALRRLLYCGEWIESQTLHIHMLHAPDFLGEDDVIGLSRSYPEHVKRGLRLKQTGNAVVELLGGRAIHPVNVRVGGFHRAPPRAELRPLEERLRTALDDAWDTVRWVAGFEFPDAECDADLLALAEEGTYAIESGVPTVLPYDETLPPYSFPLRDFTDHVAEEQVSHSTALHSRLDGRRHLTGSLARWAVSGYLLSPLALEAAREAGLGDPLSRAGVGRAEVCRNPYRSILVRSVEVLYAVEEALRIIAEYERPASPYVEVPARAGIGHGATEAPRGLLYHRYAFDGGGRVTDARIVPPTAQNQGAIEEDLRRLVQAGLDRGEGSEAELTRLCERAVRNHDPCISCSAHFLELDIERTH, from the coding sequence ATGAGCGACCCCGCGCCCCGATACCAGGAGCTGCGCATCCCCTCACTCGCCCGTGTCGAGGGTGAGACCGCGCTGCACCTGAGGATCCACGACGGCACGGTCACCGAAGCGCGGCTCAAGATCTACGAGCCGCCGCGGTTCTTCGAAGCCTTCCTCCGGGGCAGAGCCCACACGGAGCCACCCGACCTCACCTCCCGCATCTGCGGGATCTGCCCCGTCGCCTACCAGATGAGTGCCTGCCGTGCCATCGAGGACGCGTGCGGCGTTGTCGTCGACGGACAACTGGCCGCCCTGCGCCGCCTGCTGTACTGCGGCGAATGGATCGAGAGCCAGACGCTGCACATCCATATGCTGCACGCACCGGACTTCCTCGGCGAGGACGACGTGATCGGTCTGTCCCGCTCCTATCCGGAGCACGTCAAGCGCGGACTGCGCTTGAAGCAGACCGGTAACGCCGTGGTCGAACTGCTCGGAGGCCGGGCCATCCACCCCGTCAACGTCCGGGTCGGAGGCTTCCACCGCGCTCCGCCCCGCGCCGAACTCCGCCCCCTGGAAGAACGGCTGCGCACCGCCCTCGACGACGCCTGGGACACGGTGCGCTGGGTCGCCGGCTTCGAATTCCCGGACGCCGAGTGCGACGCCGACCTGCTCGCCCTCGCCGAGGAGGGCACTTACGCCATCGAGTCCGGCGTGCCCACCGTGCTCCCGTACGACGAGACGCTCCCGCCCTACAGCTTTCCCCTGCGGGACTTCACCGACCACGTGGCCGAGGAGCAGGTCTCCCACTCCACAGCCCTCCACTCCCGTTTGGACGGCCGTAGGCATCTCACGGGCTCCCTGGCGCGCTGGGCGGTCAGCGGCTACCTGCTGTCCCCGCTGGCCCTGGAAGCGGCACGGGAGGCCGGGCTGGGCGACCCCCTGTCGCGCGCAGGTGTCGGGCGGGCAGAGGTCTGCAGGAACCCGTACCGAAGCATCCTCGTCCGGTCGGTGGAAGTCCTGTACGCGGTGGAAGAGGCCCTCCGGATCATCGCGGAGTACGAGCGTCCGGCCAGCCCGTACGTGGAGGTGCCGGCCCGGGCCGGCATCGGGCACGGTGCCACGGAGGCGCCGCGCGGCCTGCTCTACCACCGCTACGCGTTCGACGGCGGGGGGCGTGTCACGGACGCCCGCATCGTGCCACCGACGGCCCAGAACCAGGGCGCCATCGAGGAGGACCTGCGCCGGCTGGTCCAAGCCGGGCTCGATCGGGGTGAGGGCTCGGAGGCCGAGCTCACCCGGCTGTGCGAGCGGGCCGTCCGCAACCACGACCCGTGCATCTCGTGTTCGGCCCACTTCCTGGAACTGGACATCGAGCGCACCCACTGA